One Benincasa hispida cultivar B227 chromosome 5, ASM972705v1, whole genome shotgun sequence genomic window carries:
- the LOC120078321 gene encoding uncharacterized protein LOC120078321: MNRRSRRSGNSQSETFHKYLKPGALAQIRNSRMIARFNRVNLVSQIYSTRSSSYPSTIPIDSGLLQVNIVDASPSFAGRVYGPLCLQRKKLLASKSLWFLTSSPTNLTPDSPPDPVIEVLGG; encoded by the coding sequence ATGAATCGAAGATCCAGAAGATCGGGGAACTCTCAATCCGAGACGTTTCACAAGTATCTAAAACCCGGTGCACTAGCACAAATTCGGAATTCTCGGATGATCGCTCGATTCAACCGGGTCAATTTGGTCTCTCAGATCTACTCCACTCGTTCCTCCTCGTATCCTTCCACTATACCCATCGACTCCGGTTTGCTTCAGGTTAACATTGTTGATGCTTCCCCTTCCTTTGCTGGGAGGGTGTACGGCCCTCTCTGCTTGCAGCGGAAGAAACTTTTGGCTTCTAAGTCTTTGTGGTTCCTCACTTCTAGCCCTACCAATCTCACACCCGATTCTCCGCCTGATCCGGTTATTGAAGTGTTAGGGGGGTGA